One Stenotrophomonas maltophilia DNA window includes the following coding sequences:
- a CDS encoding PepSY-associated TM helix domain-containing protein: MKFSSQTLRTFTTLHTWVGLVAGFGLFVAFYAGALTLFHHDLPLWQTPGAATALPAGLDDAQYLLEDVLAAHPEARRHVGMTFPGTEHPQPLAYWQADDGSWRYAWPGQIAGSPTPPQTGLAELVNELHYSLGLPVAGIYVMGIVSLLYGMALLSGLVIHLPKLFGDLFALRPGRNLKQLWQDAHNVIGVLSLPFHLMFAVTGALLCLVFVQMALLNPLIYDGKALQAVPTAMDTAPVRDTSGIPAPPGSLRVLHARALEVARAQGVANFEPAYLKLANAGDANATIEITGESTGTLGPLGSVALDVATGNVLASQLPGQRDANHATLSAAYALHFGEFGNGVVVWLYFLLGLGGAFLFYSGNLLWIESRRKRRQPQQPRAGVNMARATVGVCIGLCVAISVAFVTALVLERLAPSAVDHGIRWACFGSWAACALWAALRRPAQAARELLWAAAISTALVPILHGALNGDWLWRAAARGHWPLFWVDAIALAMAFGFARLAVASQRRARNGDPNSVWAD, translated from the coding sequence ATGAAGTTCAGCTCGCAGACCCTGCGTACGTTCACCACCCTGCACACCTGGGTCGGCCTGGTTGCCGGCTTCGGCCTGTTCGTGGCCTTCTACGCGGGTGCGCTGACCCTGTTCCACCACGACCTGCCGCTGTGGCAGACGCCCGGTGCAGCCACCGCACTCCCCGCCGGCCTGGACGACGCGCAGTACCTGCTGGAAGACGTGCTTGCCGCGCATCCGGAAGCGCGCCGCCACGTCGGCATGACCTTCCCCGGCACCGAACACCCGCAGCCACTGGCCTACTGGCAGGCCGATGACGGCAGCTGGCGCTACGCCTGGCCGGGACAGATCGCCGGCAGCCCGACGCCGCCACAGACCGGGCTGGCCGAACTGGTCAACGAGCTGCATTACAGCCTCGGACTGCCGGTGGCCGGCATCTACGTGATGGGCATCGTCAGCCTGCTGTATGGCATGGCGCTGCTGAGTGGCCTGGTGATCCACCTGCCAAAGCTGTTCGGTGATCTGTTCGCACTGCGTCCGGGCCGCAACCTGAAACAACTGTGGCAGGACGCGCACAACGTGATCGGCGTGCTCAGCCTGCCCTTCCACCTGATGTTCGCGGTCACTGGCGCCCTGCTCTGCCTGGTGTTCGTGCAGATGGCCCTGCTCAACCCGCTGATCTACGACGGCAAGGCCCTGCAGGCGGTGCCGACGGCAATGGACACCGCGCCCGTGCGCGACACCAGCGGCATTCCGGCGCCGCCGGGCAGCCTGCGCGTGCTGCATGCACGTGCGCTTGAAGTCGCCCGCGCACAGGGCGTGGCCAACTTCGAACCTGCCTACCTGAAGCTGGCCAACGCCGGCGATGCCAACGCCACGATCGAGATCACGGGTGAATCCACCGGCACACTTGGCCCGCTCGGTTCGGTGGCCTTGGACGTGGCCACCGGCAACGTCCTGGCCTCCCAGCTGCCCGGCCAGCGCGATGCCAACCACGCCACGCTCAGCGCCGCCTATGCCCTGCACTTCGGCGAGTTCGGCAACGGCGTGGTGGTCTGGCTGTACTTCCTGCTCGGCCTCGGCGGTGCGTTCCTGTTCTACTCCGGCAACCTGTTATGGATCGAGTCGCGGCGCAAGCGCCGCCAGCCGCAACAGCCGCGTGCCGGGGTGAACATGGCGCGGGCCACGGTTGGCGTGTGCATCGGCCTGTGCGTGGCGATCTCGGTCGCCTTCGTCACCGCGCTGGTGCTGGAGCGGCTGGCACCGTCGGCAGTCGACCACGGCATCCGCTGGGCCTGCTTCGGCAGCTGGGCGGCCTGTGCGCTGTGGGCCGCGCTGCGACGTCCGGCGCAGGCGGCACGCGAACTGCTGTGGGCGGCGGCGATCAGCACCGCGCTGGTGCCGATCCTGCACGGCGCACTCAATGGCGACTGGCTGTGGCGTGCTGCGGCGCGTGGCCACTGGCCGCTGTTCTGGGTCGATGCCATCGCGCTGGCCATGGCCTTCGGCTTCGCCCGCCTGGCCGTCGCCAGCCAGCGCCGCGCCCGCAACGGGGATCCGAACAGCGTCTGGGCCGATTGA
- a CDS encoding VOC family protein yields MHLERLDHLVLTVADIDRSCDFYQRVLGMQVVHFGAGRTALQFGQQKINLHPASAPLQPHALRPTPGSADLCLVTRTASVDVLAHLQAQSVSVEEGPVARTGALGPIESVYFRDPDGNLIEVSRYPDPADLR; encoded by the coding sequence ATCCATCTCGAACGCCTGGACCATCTGGTCCTCACCGTCGCCGACATCGACCGCAGCTGTGATTTCTACCAGCGCGTGCTCGGCATGCAGGTCGTGCACTTCGGCGCGGGCCGTACCGCACTGCAGTTCGGCCAGCAGAAGATCAATCTGCATCCGGCCAGTGCCCCGCTGCAGCCGCATGCGTTGCGACCCACGCCGGGCAGTGCCGATCTGTGCCTGGTCACGCGTACGGCGTCAGTCGATGTGCTGGCCCACCTGCAGGCGCAGTCCGTTTCGGTGGAGGAGGGGCCGGTTGCACGCACCGGAGCGCTGGGACCGATCGAATCGGTGTACTTTCGCGACCCGGATGGCAACCTGATCGAAGTGAGTCGGTACCCGGATCCGGCGGACCTTCGGTAG
- a CDS encoding glycoside hydrolase family 18 protein: protein MFRQTVVALAVLIAGALPIAVHAAPAQPPIFGAYYPGGSAERYPVSSIPAERLTHLFYAFSTIEDGRCTIGAEAPKNFAALAELKKAHPHLRTLISIGGWGAGGFSDAALTEGSRKRLVDSCMALFFDRHAGSFDGVDIDWEFPVSGGPKELAHRPQDRANLTRLAQAFRVALDAHGRKAGQPMLLTAALAAGRLQTDGPYDPAASYDLPALARVFDFINLMSYDMGTGFSAVSTFNAPLHEVPADPLAPELRRWNNVAGAVQYYREHGVPADKLVLGVPFYGRGFKVTGDALDGLYQSYSAPADAGDWRVIKARYLDQPGWTKHWQPQAQSPWLYNARQKIFISYEDPRSIGLRAQFAREQGLAGVFMWELTGDDEQASLLNAMLGPWQKARIGD, encoded by the coding sequence ATGTTCCGCCAGACTGTGGTTGCCCTTGCCGTGCTGATTGCCGGTGCCTTGCCCATAGCCGTGCATGCGGCACCCGCGCAGCCGCCGATCTTCGGTGCCTACTACCCCGGCGGTTCGGCCGAGCGCTATCCGGTGTCGAGCATTCCCGCCGAGCGCCTCACCCACCTGTTCTACGCGTTCTCCACCATCGAGGACGGCCGCTGCACGATCGGTGCGGAAGCGCCGAAGAACTTCGCGGCGCTGGCCGAGCTGAAGAAGGCGCACCCGCATCTGCGCACGTTGATTTCGATCGGTGGCTGGGGCGCAGGTGGATTCTCCGATGCAGCGCTGACCGAGGGCAGCCGCAAGCGCCTGGTCGACTCATGCATGGCGCTGTTCTTCGATCGTCATGCCGGCAGCTTCGATGGCGTGGATATCGACTGGGAATTCCCGGTCAGTGGCGGACCGAAGGAGCTGGCACACCGCCCGCAGGACCGCGCCAATCTGACCCGGCTCGCGCAGGCGTTCCGCGTGGCCCTTGATGCGCATGGCCGCAAGGCGGGGCAGCCGATGCTGTTGACCGCCGCACTGGCCGCCGGTCGCCTGCAGACCGATGGCCCCTACGATCCAGCCGCAAGCTATGACCTGCCGGCGTTGGCCAGGGTGTTCGATTTCATCAACCTGATGAGCTACGACATGGGCACCGGCTTCTCGGCGGTGTCGACCTTCAACGCCCCGCTGCATGAAGTACCGGCCGATCCGCTGGCACCGGAACTGCGGCGCTGGAACAACGTGGCCGGCGCGGTGCAGTACTACCGCGAGCACGGTGTGCCGGCCGACAAGCTGGTGCTGGGTGTGCCGTTCTACGGGCGCGGCTTCAAGGTCACCGGCGATGCGCTGGATGGGCTGTACCAGTCCTACAGTGCACCGGCCGATGCCGGCGACTGGCGCGTGATCAAGGCGCGCTATCTCGACCAGCCGGGCTGGACGAAGCACTGGCAGCCGCAAGCGCAGAGCCCGTGGCTGTACAACGCCCGGCAGAAGATCTTCATCAGCTATGAAGACCCGCGCTCGATCGGGCTGCGTGCGCAGTTCGCCCGTGAGCAGGGCCTGGCCGGGGTGTTCATGTGGGAGCTGACCGGCGACGACGAACAGGCCAGCCTGCTCAACGCCATGCTGGGCCCCTGGCAGAAGGCGCGCATCGGCGATTGA